A single genomic interval of Streptomyces sp. NBC_00663 harbors:
- a CDS encoding chitinase, translating to MRRFLRPAAGLGCLFALATTGCSADTDATSDAAPGKTSAAPSATSSEASSSTSYAPYVSATEASDLDSAGSPTTYNLAFVISDGSSCTPKWNGTTAIDNSAVASRISALKEDGASVRVSFGGASGEELAETCDSAEELAGAYGEALDAAGSTQADFDIEGDALTDSDSVELRSEAIALLQEERSDVSVVFTLPVMPSGLDADSLALLESANNSAVQVASVNLMTMNYAESYDGDMGDYAITAAKAAHTQLRDVFGTSAATAWGGMALTSMLGTNDVDGETFTLSDAAQVREFAEEKGVGWVSMWSTFRDQECTGDEDALTNCSGVEQSSGAFGEAFS from the coding sequence ATGCGGCGTTTCCTGAGGCCGGCGGCGGGGCTCGGTTGCCTGTTTGCCCTGGCCACGACCGGGTGCTCGGCCGACACCGACGCGACGTCCGACGCGGCGCCGGGCAAGACGTCCGCGGCTCCGTCGGCCACCTCTTCGGAGGCGTCGTCCAGCACCTCGTACGCCCCCTATGTCAGCGCCACGGAGGCCTCCGACCTCGACTCCGCCGGGTCGCCGACGACGTACAACCTGGCGTTCGTGATCTCGGACGGAAGCAGCTGCACCCCGAAGTGGAACGGCACGACGGCGATCGACAACTCGGCCGTGGCCTCCCGGATCTCGGCGCTCAAGGAGGACGGGGCGAGCGTGCGGGTCTCCTTCGGCGGGGCGTCCGGGGAGGAGCTGGCGGAGACGTGCGACAGCGCGGAGGAGCTGGCCGGGGCGTACGGCGAGGCGCTCGACGCGGCCGGCTCCACCCAGGCCGACTTCGACATCGAGGGCGACGCGCTGACCGACTCCGACTCGGTGGAGCTGCGCTCGGAGGCGATAGCGCTGCTCCAGGAGGAGCGGAGCGACGTGAGCGTCGTCTTCACGCTTCCCGTGATGCCGTCGGGGCTGGACGCCGACAGCCTCGCGCTGCTGGAGTCGGCCAACAACAGTGCGGTGCAGGTCGCTTCGGTCAATCTCATGACCATGAACTACGCGGAGTCCTACGACGGGGACATGGGCGACTACGCGATCACCGCGGCGAAGGCGGCGCACACGCAGTTGCGGGACGTCTTCGGTACGTCGGCCGCGACCGCGTGGGGTGGGATGGCGCTCACGTCGATGCTCGGCACGAACGACGTGGACGGGGAGACGTTCACGCTCTCCGATGCCGCTCAGGTACGGGAGTTCGCGGAGGAGAAGGGGGTGGGGTGGGTGTCGATGTGGTCAACGTTCCGGGATCAGGAATGTACGGGGGACGAGGATGCCCTGACGAATTGCAGTGGGGTGGAGCAGAGTTCGGGGGCGTTTGGGGAGGCGTTTTCGTAG
- a CDS encoding imidazolonepropionase-like domain-containing protein gives MRTLHAAGEVRYTWTSEPIKGGAVLVDRDRIAALGALDELRERFPDARVRVWPGVLGPARNFVSPLPEAPSPREVIHAVLKSGATTILTEYADTPELRAAAERNDVLMVPRAQATPLREAGRADLAVFAENGECIATVCAGRLVHRRR, from the coding sequence GTGCGCACGCTGCATGCGGCCGGCGAGGTGCGGTACACGTGGACCTCTGAGCCGATCAAGGGCGGCGCCGTCCTGGTGGACCGGGACCGTATCGCCGCCCTGGGCGCGCTGGACGAGCTGCGCGAGCGGTTTCCGGATGCCCGCGTCCGGGTCTGGCCGGGCGTCCTCGGCCCCGCCCGCAATTTCGTGAGCCCGCTTCCGGAGGCCCCGAGCCCGCGCGAGGTCATCCACGCCGTACTGAAGTCGGGCGCGACGACGATCCTGACGGAGTACGCCGATACGCCCGAACTCCGCGCGGCGGCCGAGCGGAACGACGTACTGATGGTCCCGCGCGCCCAGGCGACACCGCTCAGGGAGGCCGGCCGCGCGGACTTGGCGGTCTTTGCCGAGAACGGCGAGTGCATCGCAACGGTCTGCGCCGGGCGCCTGGTTCACAGACGACGCTGA
- the mqnC gene encoding cyclic dehypoxanthinyl futalosine synthase yields the protein MTEKADLQSVLDRAAAGGRITPEEALDLYRDAPLHVLGSAADAVRRRRYAGTEHIATYIIERNINYTNVCVTACKFCAFYAPPKDTKNGWTRDLDDILRRCAETVELGGTQIMFQGGHHPDYGVEYYEKHFAAIKQAYPQLVIHSLGASEVEHMARISKVSVEEAIQRIHAAGLDSFAGAGAELLPERPRKAIAPLKESGERWLEIMETAHRLGVESTSTMLMGTGETNAERIEHLRMIRDVQDRTGGFRAFIPYLYQPMNNHLKGRTQATIFEYLRMIAISRLFMDNIAHIQGSWLTTGQDAGQLTLHYGADDLGSVMLEENVVSAAGAKHRSNLQEMIDMIRTAGRTPAQRATTYEHLVVHDDPANDPVDVRVQSHISSTAIEGGTAHPELKILTSN from the coding sequence GTGACCGAGAAGGCCGACCTTCAGTCCGTCCTCGACCGCGCCGCCGCCGGTGGGCGGATCACCCCTGAAGAGGCGCTCGACCTCTACCGTGACGCCCCGCTGCACGTGCTGGGCTCCGCCGCCGACGCGGTACGACGCCGTCGGTACGCGGGCACGGAGCACATCGCGACGTACATCATCGAGCGGAACATCAACTACACGAACGTGTGCGTCACGGCGTGCAAGTTCTGCGCCTTCTACGCGCCGCCGAAGGACACGAAGAACGGCTGGACGCGCGACCTGGACGACATCCTGCGGCGCTGTGCCGAGACCGTCGAACTCGGTGGCACGCAGATCATGTTCCAGGGCGGGCACCACCCGGACTACGGCGTGGAGTACTACGAGAAGCACTTCGCCGCCATCAAGCAGGCGTACCCGCAGCTCGTCATCCACAGCCTGGGGGCGAGCGAGGTCGAGCACATGGCCCGCATCTCCAAGGTCAGTGTGGAGGAGGCCATCCAGCGGATCCACGCCGCCGGCCTCGACTCCTTCGCGGGCGCCGGTGCGGAGCTGCTCCCCGAGCGTCCGCGCAAGGCCATCGCGCCGCTGAAGGAGAGCGGTGAGCGCTGGCTGGAGATCATGGAGACGGCGCACCGGTTGGGCGTCGAATCCACCTCCACCATGCTCATGGGCACGGGCGAGACCAACGCCGAGCGCATCGAGCACCTGCGGATGATCCGTGACGTACAGGACCGGACCGGGGGCTTCCGGGCCTTCATCCCGTACCTCTACCAGCCGATGAACAACCATCTGAAGGGCCGCACGCAGGCCACGATCTTCGAGTACCTGCGGATGATCGCGATCTCCCGGCTCTTCATGGACAACATCGCCCACATCCAGGGCTCCTGGCTGACCACCGGTCAGGACGCGGGCCAGCTGACGCTGCACTACGGCGCGGACGACCTCGGCTCGGTGATGCTGGAGGAGAACGTCGTCTCGGCGGCCGGTGCCAAGCACCGCTCCAACCTCCAGGAAATGATCGACATGATCCGCACGGCGGGCCGCACCCCGGCCCAGCGCGCCACGACGTACGAGCACCTCGTCGTCCACGACGACCCGGCGAACGACCCGGTCGACGTGCGCGTCCAGTCCCACATCTCGTCCACGGCGATCGAGGGCGGCACGGCTCACCCTGAGCTGAAGATCCTCACCTCCAACTAG